CTGGAAGCCAGAATGATGGAAAAGCCGCTATTCCTCTGTTAAAAGGGCTTCAAGAACGGCTTCCAAATTTTCTAGTCAAACATGCCATCATGGACTCGGGTTACGACTACGCCGCTGTTTACAAACAAGTTTCTCGTATCCGAGCACAGTCTGTTATTGCGTATAACAAAAAGAATGAATCGGAACCCGTCGGGTTCGATAAGCACTTTGCTCCTACTTGTGTACGTGAGCATTCGTATAAGTATGATAGCTTCGATGCCAAATACGAGAGTTTAAAATACACACGTCCCAAGGAATGTAAGGATTGCCCACTCGCCCATGATTCTCTTTGTCAAAGTGTCTACAAGATAAGAATTAAAACGGATTTAAGACGTTATACAGCCCCAGCACGAGGCTCACAGGCATGGAAAAATGTCTATAAGGAACGATCTTCTGTAGAACGGGTTATTGGATACTTAAAATCCTACTTTCAGTTAAATAACATTCGTTATAGAACAGGAAAGAAAGCTAAGTTTCACTTTGATCTAGTTACCCTTGTTTACAATGCTTCAAAATTAGCTTCTGATCGGATTAATCATAGATTACAGGAAGTACAGGAAGCTGCATAACCTACTTTAAAAAGAAGTTTTAGGAATTCTGCTCTTGTGAGCGTTTTTAAGAAGTAGCATTATGAAATTGATTCATTTAAATGAATTCAAAGTAACTTTTTAGTTGAACTTCTATACTAAGATTGGTATCTAAAAGGATTGGAATCTGAAGGTTGAAGTACAAGTAATTAATCATTGGATCTGAGTTAAAGGGAATACACCTGTTGTAAATTTAAAAAAAGAAAGTATAACATAATTGAAAGAAGGGATGAACTGTGAGAGTTTCTTTTTCAATATTAGTAATACTCGTCCCAAGCCTATATTTTGGATGGGGTGGAAAACCTACTGAAATGGGACTTGCTATTATTGCTGGAGCGATAGCGGCTTGTTTTATAAATATTGATAAGATTCAGAGATTTAAAGGTGCAGGTTTTGAAGCAGAGATGAGAAGAACAATAGAAGAAGCATATGCAACTGTTGACACTTTAAAGGAAATAACTAAACCATTAATCATCTCAACAATAAAAAATTTAACTTATGGAGGAAGATATGGTGGTATTGGAATTGATGAAAAACATAAGATGAAAACAGAACTAAATAACATTGCACAAAAACTATCAATTTTAGATAACGATATAAAGGATGCTGTTGATACTTTTCATAAATATCATGCATTAGATTATATATCAGATATAGAAAGGGAAGTATATAACAACAATGATACTGATGTAGAGATTAGGAAAAGATTATCAGAATTAAAAAACTATAATTCAGATAAACTTCCTAATGCAAACGAATTAAGAAGGGTGTTCACGGGGGAAGTAATCCCATCCTCTATCAATGATATTATTGATGATTATGAATATTATTTAAAATATAAAAGGATAAGAAATGATGATTTATAAGATTGTGGTGTTAAATGTTAGTTTACTATAAGTATAAGAAACATTAAATTGATTATTACCGAGGAGAAAAGATAGATGCTAGATAAAATAATAAATTTGTTTGAAAATTACGGATGGATTGGCTTAATTATATCAGGTATTATACTACTGTTTAAAACTAAAATTTTAACTTTCATTTCTGCTAGTTCAGTGGAATTAAAAAGATAAAAGATTCTATTATAACCTAGTACATTATGTTTTACAGGGAATATTTTTAAGTGTCTTTTTATTTATGGTATCAGACACTTTTTTTACAAATCCAGGATTATATCATGGTTGGATATCGCTATTCTTATTAATTGTTACAATCGGATCATTAGTTTGGCCACTTATACAACTTTTCAGAGAAAAATCATTCTTTAGTAACTTATCAAATGAAAAAAGAAAGAAATTTAAATACAGGTTACTGCATTTAGTGTTGATGATATATTATCCAAGTATTGTAATTGTGACTATTACATATTTTATTGGTACTCAACTACATTGGCACTTTTATAATGAAAGTGAGTCAGATGTTAACAGAATAGGAGTATTAATAGTAGTATACATTTTCTATTTTCTCTCAGCACTTTATCTAACATTTATACTAAGATTCATATTTAAATATCTAGGGCTAAATCATATTTTTAGCAAAAGTGATAGAACACCTCTAGCTTTAAAAATTGATGATGAAAAATGGTATTTATTATATCCTATCGATAATAATTTATATTTATTAGGAAATGACTTTAAAGATTATAACTGTAAAAATTATATGATTGTTGCAAAGGATAAATTATTGAATAAGCCACTCATACTTGAAGATGGATCTAAAAGATAATTATCTTTCATGACCTCTTAAAGAACAACATAAATTTTAACAAATAATTATAGGCTCTATTTCTGACTTTCCAACGATAACATCTATTGCATTACCTTAACATAATGAATGTGGAAAAATACACCAACTGTTTTTGAGGATGGTATTTATATACGAATTTTGAGAAGAATTTATTCAAATTTTCGAAGAGCAGTGACTTTAACCTAACCCATTTGACTTATAGGGTCATGAAAATTAATAGGATATAGATTGGGGGTTTAACGGTGGAGCAGAAAGTATCAGCAGTTGCAATTGAACTATTAAAAGAGGCCTTATGTAATATCTATTGGTATAAGAGTAATCTTAGAAGTTTTTTAAGTAATTGTATTAATAATACTTCAATAATTAATCGACCGGATTGGACCGGATATAAAAGACAAATAGTGTCTGACATTATAGACGAATTATGTCGAGACCAGGAAAAATACATTGGTGACATAAGACGATTAATCTCTGAAGTAATTAAAATGAATACTTTCAGACATCTTGAAGAGCTTGAAGATGGGAGAAAGAAAGTCGAGAGAGCAAAACAGGCTGTCTCGGATCTTAGAAAAGTTGTTGAAGATCAAGTTCAAAAGCGTAAAGAGGAGGAAAAAATAAAGAGAAAGAGAATAGATAATCTTGAAAGAATAAGATCTAGTCAAGCAGTACTAAGTAGATTGGATGAAATAAAAAATAATTATTTCAGATTGGTTACATCGAAGGATAGTCAAAAAAGAGGATTTGAATTGGAAAAGGTGCTTTACGATCTATTTGAACTATTTGATTTGGATCCTAAAGCATCTTTTAGAAATACTGGTGAACAACTTGATGGTGCATTTTCATTGGAGGGTACAGATTACTTGTTTGAAGCAAAATGGAAGTCTAAAGCTATCAATTCTTCAGATTTAAACGATTTTGAAGGCAAAGTAAAAAGGAAATTAGATAATACTCTTGGACTGTTTCTTTCAATAAATGGTTTTTCTGATGATGCAGTAAGAATACATTCAGCTGGTAGAAGCACATTATTCTTAATGGATGGAATAGATTTAATGGCGGTGCTAGAAAATCAAATTGATTTTGTTTCATTAATCATAAGAAAGCGGAGACATGCTGCTCAAACAGGAAATATATATTTGAAAGTTAGTGAAATATTAGGTGGAGACTAGTAAGTATGGTAAGAACCTTAGCTTCATATTAACTGCTACATTTTATTTGACTCAAGAATGAGGAAGTAGTGTGTAGACAAAGACTGTAGATATGAACATTTTACTAATATTCTTAGAAACTGAAAGGCGGTATAAAATTGAGCATTTCTATAAGTCTAGCAACTAGAGAAGATTCAGACCAAATAATTAAATTATTGAAGGATACAGCTAACTGGCTTCAAGAAAACAACATAGATCAGTGGAGCTACTTGAGAAACGGTGAAGAAGATAATGAATTACGATTGGCAATACAACAACAGAAGACATATATAGCAACGTATAATGATAAGTTAGTAGGAACTTTTACTTTATATGATAGCCCAAACGACTGGGACAAGTACATTTGGGGTACCATGCCTCCTGATGCGCTTTATTTACATCGTCTTGCTACGGTGCGAGATCAGCAGAACAAAGGAGTAGGAAGAATGATGATTGATTGGATAGAACGTGAATATAAAAGAGGAGATAAGAAATACATTAGGCTGGATTGTGTCTCAGCCAATGAAGCGTTGAATAAATATTATAGAGATGCTGGTTTTACTTTTTTAGGTATACATCACGATCAGTGTAAGTATGAAAAAGGTTTTGAGCATAATGACTAGCAGTAAGAAGATCATCTACAAAGAAAAGCAATATCTTCCCAAATGGATTTATTTTATAATCTTACCTTTTGCATTTTTGGTCTGGGGTATAGCCCTTGTCCAATTCATAACCGGTGAACCTGTTGGAAATAGACCAATGTCGGACACTGGTCTTATTATATTTACGGCAATATTTGGGGTGCTTTTACCGCTTGCATTTATGACTATGAAGGCTCAAGTAACTATCTACTCTCATTCAATGACAATTGGTTTAACTCCAATATTCAGGAAGAAGATTGATTTTCAAGATATCCAAAGTGTGGCACACACGAAAATCAGTCCGATTAAGGAGTTTGGAGGATGGGGGATAAGGTGGAATGGTGCTAAGTGGGGGTTAATTGTAGAAGGTAAAGAAGGTATTGAGATTTTATTGAGATCAGGAAGCATTTTTGTAGTTACTAGTAAATCACCTGAGAAGATCATCCAAGTATATAGTAGTTTAATAGATCAGGGGGATGAGGATGAGTAGCAGGTCTAGTGTTTATAGAGAAGATGTTAGGAAAACAAATAAGGAGCTATACTCTTTAAAAGACAATAAAGTGAACCTATATTCTATACCAGAAATGAAGTACCTGATGTCATCTGGAAATGGGGATAGAGATATTTATAAGATGTATGATTATAAAGAGATTTGGACAGTCGGCCGATTTATTAATCGTGTAAAGTATTACACAGTTAGAGAATTAGGTAAAAACTTTAGTCGAATGCCACTAGAGTTAAAGTGGGGGGAGCAAGGCAATAATTTTGAAGTAGCCATGTGGGTACCTGCATACATATCTGATCATTTGTATGAAGTGACAATGAATGATCTAAAGAAGAGACATGAGTTTGTGAGTGATCTAACGCTTAGCCTTAATGATCGACCAAAACGAAAATGTGCGCAGTTCCTTCATATTGGGGACTACAATCAAATTGAGTCTTCCAAGCAATATGTTCTGGAAGAAATAAAAGCCAAAGGCTGCAGCGCGAAAGGCAGAATGGAAGAGATTTATATGAATCATCCGCACTGTAACCCACCAGAAAAACTTAAGGTACTTCTTCGACAAGAGATAGAATAGTAAGAGAGTAAAGAAAGGATAGAAAATGATTTCACATCAATTGCTAACAGACGAAAAAATTAACCAATTAACGGACTAGATCAATCGAGACGAGCACTTATTATTCTACAGCTATTTAACTCAACGTAAGGAGAAGGTTGATTTTATTGTAATATTTGAATGATGTAGAGTCTGAGCATCTTCTTTGAAGATGTTTCATAGGAGATGCTACAGTCCCCATTTATCACTGGTATCACTGGCATATAAGTCCCCTCAAGGACACTGTATACACCTTGGATAGTTTACCTTTTCTTCTTCCTTTTTTTGCAGTTATTACATTTGTTTTCTGACAAAGGATCATTGACAACACGAATGCTGGCAATTTGGTTCGTTTGATAGAGAATTTGAACAGGGCCTGCACACCTATAACATTCCCACAATGTGATCCAATTTCTTCCTGGTGCAGTAGTTTGTACCTCTTCTACAAAGGAAGGAAATCCCTTCCTTTTGCCTCTGATACGGACGAACACATATTTACCGACATATCTTTTTAGTCTGCGTAGTGACATGGCATCACCCCCTTTTCATTGTCTTATCTTTTATATTCTGTACACTATTTAATTGTGTGGACTGTAGCCTTGAAAGCAGGATGACTAATAAAAGAAATGAGATTCGAATTAAATTTACAGGCCCTAGTCCTTCAAAACGAAAGTTAAAATACCAAAAATTACTGTAGGAAAACAAGCTCTCGTGGAAATATGTAAATAAAAATATAAGAAGTGATTTAGCTACATAATTTGAGTGAAGGAGATCAAAATGAGATTACAAGAAATCTTAAATATCTTGAGAAATTATTCTTATCTATAAATAATGGATGGTGAGTCCCAGATGAATGAGGAAATAATTATTGATCCTTACAATAATGAGTGGCCAGGGATGTTCGAAGTACTTCGTAATAAGATGATACATCAAATCGGAACAGCGATAATAAGAATTGATCACATAGGTTCCACTGCTATTCCGGGGTTAGCTGCAAAGCCGATTATTGATCTCTAAATTTCGGTTCCTAATCTAAATCACATTGATAAAGTCAATAGGGGACTAAATGCTCTAGGGTATATTTGTCGAAAGGGTAATCCTGATTTAACTAAGAGGTATTATCGAGAAACAGATGGGATGCATAGAACACATATTCATGTGAGGGAGTATGGTAGTTGGTCAGAACAGTTTAACTTATTGTTTAGGGATTATTTAAGGGAACATGAAGATGAAAGAAAAGAATATGAGAAGGTTAAGTATGCTCTTGCAAATCAATATAGAAATCAAAGAGATCAATATGTTGAAGGTAAAACAGAGATAATATGGAGCATAATGACTAAGGCAAATCAGTGGAGTCAAGAAACGGGATGGAGAGGGTATCATGATGAATAATACATACATTTATATGATAAGACATGGAGAGTCGCCTAAAGTAGAAGGAAATGAGAGGACCCGTGGGTTAACTCAAAAGGGAGAAGATGATGCAAGGAAAATAACTGAGCTACTATTATCCGAGGGAATTGATATTTTCATTTCAAGCCCATACTCCCGGGCTATATTAACTATAGAAGAGTTAGCTAAGGTTTCTGGAAAAGAAGTGATGGTCTATGAGGATTTAAAGGAGTTAGTTTTTTCTAGTGGAGATCAAATATTTCCAGACAATGAGTTATATCCATTGGTGAATAAGATGTTTCACGATCCAAATTTAGCATCCCCAGGAGGAGAAACACTCTTAGATTGTCAAAATCGATCAATCGCAATTCTTATGGAGATATTAAGCAAATATAAAGGTCAAAGAATAATACTTGGTACTCATGGTGCGATTATGACGTTGATGATGGGTTATTTTGATAGTAAGTATAATATTGATTTTCTTATGAAGACTTCTAAGCCAGATGTATACAGGATGACATTTCAAGATAATGAATTAGTTGATGTTAAACGGTTATGGCAGATAACACATGACATTCAATAAATACAGAAGCATTTCTCTGGACGAAACGGATAGTAAGCGCTAGAATATGAATATTACAATCGAATATGGATCTTCGGGGCAGGTGAAATTCCTGACCGGCGGTAAAGCTTGAAAAAGCAAGCCCGCGACTCCAAGCTGTTTTACAGCTTGGACTGATCTGGTGAAATTCCAGAGCCGACGGTTAAAGTCCGGATGGGAGAAGATAATAGTTGGGACGCCTTTGTTAGGTGCGCCTTCCTTTGAGATGCATGGATGACTCTCAGTCTATTTTTTGACCCGAATGACTAGTAGCTTGAATAGCTGCTTAAGTGGGTTATGTAGAGAGAAGACCATGTATTTTTTGTATCTTAACGGATGATCCCATATTCAAACTAAAAGGGGTTTGAATTATGGAAGGAACAACAGGAACAACATTAAAATCAAGAAACACATTTTGGCTTATTGTGATTGGAGCAGCCTTTTGGGGTATTAATCCTCTCTTTCGGGTGATGCTCTTGGACACATTAACGTCTGCTCAGATCGTTTTTATTGAGCATCTACTATTAGCTTTTATTGCTGTACCCATCCTCTGGAAGAACCGGCATGAGCTAAAAGGATTACGCAAAATCCATATTGGTGCATTATTGTTTATTTCATGGGGTGGCTCTGCGCTTGCCACGCTACTTTTCACAGCTGGTTTAACGTATGGGAATATGAACGCCGTTTTATTACTGCAAAAAATGCAGCCGCTCTTTGCGATTATTCTAGCGCGTATCCTTCTCAAAGAAATGCTTCCAAAGCACTTTGCGAGCTTGGTTGTTGTCGCGCTGATGGGAACCTACTTGTTAACGTTTGGATTTTCGTTTCCACTTGGACACGTAGGGGATGTCATTCAAATGGGGAGTCTGCTTTCACTTGCTGCCGCTGCTTTATGGGGTGGTTCAACGGTGATGGGGAGAATTATGCTAAAGCAAATGAAGTTTGAAACGGTGACAGCACTGCGGTTTGTGCTAGCTACTCCATTTATTACTGCCATTATGCTCATGCAGAATGCCGTCTGGAATATACCTGCGGATTCAACAGCCTTAACGTTAATCGGTATTAATTTAGTATTATCTGCTCTACTGCCTGGCTTGTTCAGTATGCTGTTGTATTACAAAGGTCTAACGAATACAAAGGCTTCTGTTGCCACACTTGCCGAGCTTAGCTTTCCAATGACAGGTATGCTTGTTAGCTGGCTTTTTTTCCAAGAAACCGTAACAGCAGCCCAGTTCATAGGCTTTGTGTTAATCTGGGGTGTCATCTTTACGATTTCAAAGCAGCGTGAGATTATTGCGCCCATTGAAAGAGAAAGAGCTCCTATTTTATCTAAAATATCTTAAGGAATAGATTAGGAACAAAAAAAGCTTGTCAGTAATCTCTTGTGATATGAGATCTTCGGCAAGCTTTTTGAATTGGCGATGGAGGTCTTGAACTGAGAAAAATAGAGAAGGGGGAGACAAATGAAGAACAAGAAAAATCTGAGGATTTTTTGGCTGGCTCATAATGTCTTGTTTTATTTGTTTTTCATTGGTTGGTCTTTGTATTTATTTTTAAACATTGAAGGGTGTTAAAATTAATTAATAGACTTCCTTTATTTATCTTCATTCAAATTTGTTTATTCACTTTATCAGTAGTGGGCTCATATCAAATTTATCTTTGGATTAAGCAGGAGAAACTATAGTAGAATCCAGAAGGGGAATAGTCCTAAATGATTTCACATCACATACTTACACTTGAAGAAATTAACAAGCTAACAGAGCAGATTAATAGAGATCAGCAGTTATTATTCTATAGCTACTTAACTCAACGCAAAGAGACGGCTATATTTATTGGTCAATACATAGACGGACATTTAACCGCTGTATTAGCATATTTTAGCGGACTTAGCTTCCCGGCATTTTCATTCCACTGCATAGATCGAAATGACGTCGATCTTCCTTCCCTTATTAAGTTCACACGAGAATATATTCAACTAAAGGATAGCATAACCTGTGGGACTATCCTTTCTAATCGTGATCTTGAACTATTCCAGTCTCATAGTCTCATAACTGGTACTCCCCAGAGCTTTTTAACGATGAAGCATGTTGATCAAATGAAGCTGCTAGATTCAGACATGGGTGAAGTAGTTGGAAGGAATGATGTTTTAGAGGTCATGGACTTTTTACAGAACGGGGATATGAGGTTTTTTACTAGAGAGGAGCTTGAACAGTATCCTTATATTGGGGTGAAAGTTGATAACCAATATGTTGCAGTTGGAGGTTATCATTTTTATGGTTCACTGCTTGTTGAAATTGGAAATATTTATACTCGACCAGATTACAGAGGAAAGGGACTGGCAAAACACCTTACAAGTCAGCTTACTTCCTTAGGTAAAGAGCTTTCAACGGATGTCCATCTAGGAGTACTGGCACAGAATCTTGCAGCTGTGCACGTTTATGAGAGGCTCGGCTATGAAATTATGGCTGAACAGAAGATTGTTGATTTTAAGCTAGGTATGTAGGGATCTATATTAGGGCCATTTCCATAACAGTTCTTTGGGATAATCGGAACATTTCATGAAGTCGGATAGAAGATTTCTAGGGTTGCCCTCTCTCATTGATACTACTTTTGAACCATCCACTTGAAAAAACTTGCTTTTGCGGGCACCTTATTATCCTATTACCTCACTTAAGTAATCACTTTACTTATTTTCTTAATGCAATACTTACTTATTTCTATCCATAGCCAGCTGTAGAAAAATGAGAATACGTAAACCAATGCGATTGTACTCAGACTAAACGTTGATGAAGCTATAGGCCCAAGGACAGGGAATTGAAAAACATAAAGCACCAAAAGGATTCCTCCCAATAAAGAAAACGACCCGACCAACACAGCGGACAAACGAGTTTTAAAATATAAGAGTGAGCTCCCAATTCCAAGCCCTAATAGGCCAGTCGTGAAAGGGAAAATGATCAGTTCGCTAGGTTGAATAAAAAAGAGAAGAAAAATAGTGAGTATATAGGCGGTCAGACCTGATCGGAAAGAAAAAATAGTGCTTAACATAATAGGAGCTGTGGCGAGGGGACTAATCAGGTAGCCAATTCCAGGCAGAAGCCCTCCCATGGATTGGAAAATGGAGGACAGCGTTGCAAGAAAAGCGACAGTGACCATTTTCCTTGTGGTTGCTTCAGTTGTTTTAAATCGGGTGCGAATTTCTGAAACTCCTACACAGTCAGGGTTAAACCAGTAATTTTTTATAAACTTCGGCATTCAGAGGGTACTCCTTTCATCAGCCTGATTATCAACATGATGACTCTGTTGTTCTGTGGAAACGTAGGAATACTAGAATTCAAATTTTTAGATGAAGCATCCTATCTGGATGCTTTCTATTAGGATGAAAGAAGCTCGAAAGATTGGTACCTGATCTTTCACTTAGACATATGCTGAAAGGAGAATAAATATATCATGATATCTAGGGTTCCTAGGCGTATATCCTTGATAATGTATATTTCCTTGGAAGGAGTAATCATATGTCATATTCACAATGGGATGTTTTAAACAATAACTACATGTTCGAGACAAGACCGCAGCCTGACTTGAGTGATGCAAATGCGGAAATGAGCAGATTGCAGCCCATACTT
This region of Bacillus horti genomic DNA includes:
- a CDS encoding restriction endonuclease, giving the protein MEQKVSAVAIELLKEALCNIYWYKSNLRSFLSNCINNTSIINRPDWTGYKRQIVSDIIDELCRDQEKYIGDIRRLISEVIKMNTFRHLEELEDGRKKVERAKQAVSDLRKVVEDQVQKRKEEEKIKRKRIDNLERIRSSQAVLSRLDEIKNNYFRLVTSKDSQKRGFELEKVLYDLFELFDLDPKASFRNTGEQLDGAFSLEGTDYLFEAKWKSKAINSSDLNDFEGKVKRKLDNTLGLFLSINGFSDDAVRIHSAGRSTLFLMDGIDLMAVLENQIDFVSLIIRKRRHAAQTGNIYLKVSEILGGD
- a CDS encoding GNAT family N-acetyltransferase; translated protein: MSISISLATREDSDQIIKLLKDTANWLQENNIDQWSYLRNGEEDNELRLAIQQQKTYIATYNDKLVGTFTLYDSPNDWDKYIWGTMPPDALYLHRLATVRDQQNKGVGRMMIDWIEREYKRGDKKYIRLDCVSANEALNKYYRDAGFTFLGIHHDQCKYEKGFEHND
- a CDS encoding DUF6141 family protein; its protein translation is MTSSKKIIYKEKQYLPKWIYFIILPFAFLVWGIALVQFITGEPVGNRPMSDTGLIIFTAIFGVLLPLAFMTMKAQVTIYSHSMTIGLTPIFRKKIDFQDIQSVAHTKISPIKEFGGWGIRWNGAKWGLIVEGKEGIEILLRSGSIFVVTSKSPEKIIQVYSSLIDQGDEDE
- a CDS encoding GyrI-like domain-containing protein gives rise to the protein MSSRSSVYREDVRKTNKELYSLKDNKVNLYSIPEMKYLMSSGNGDRDIYKMYDYKEIWTVGRFINRVKYYTVRELGKNFSRMPLELKWGEQGNNFEVAMWVPAYISDHLYEVTMNDLKKRHEFVSDLTLSLNDRPKRKCAQFLHIGDYNQIESSKQYVLEEIKAKGCSAKGRMEEIYMNHPHCNPPEKLKVLLRQEIE
- a CDS encoding histidine phosphatase family protein; this translates as MMNNTYIYMIRHGESPKVEGNERTRGLTQKGEDDARKITELLLSEGIDIFISSPYSRAILTIEELAKVSGKEVMVYEDLKELVFSSGDQIFPDNELYPLVNKMFHDPNLASPGGETLLDCQNRSIAILMEILSKYKGQRIILGTHGAIMTLMMGYFDSKYNIDFLMKTSKPDVYRMTFQDNELVDVKRLWQITHDIQ
- a CDS encoding DMT family transporter, which gives rise to MEGTTGTTLKSRNTFWLIVIGAAFWGINPLFRVMLLDTLTSAQIVFIEHLLLAFIAVPILWKNRHELKGLRKIHIGALLFISWGGSALATLLFTAGLTYGNMNAVLLLQKMQPLFAIILARILLKEMLPKHFASLVVVALMGTYLLTFGFSFPLGHVGDVIQMGSLLSLAAAALWGGSTVMGRIMLKQMKFETVTALRFVLATPFITAIMLMQNAVWNIPADSTALTLIGINLVLSALLPGLFSMLLYYKGLTNTKASVATLAELSFPMTGMLVSWLFFQETVTAAQFIGFVLIWGVIFTISKQREIIAPIERERAPILSKIS
- a CDS encoding GNAT family N-acetyltransferase — translated: MISHHILTLEEINKLTEQINRDQQLLFYSYLTQRKETAIFIGQYIDGHLTAVLAYFSGLSFPAFSFHCIDRNDVDLPSLIKFTREYIQLKDSITCGTILSNRDLELFQSHSLITGTPQSFLTMKHVDQMKLLDSDMGEVVGRNDVLEVMDFLQNGDMRFFTREELEQYPYIGVKVDNQYVAVGGYHFYGSLLVEIGNIYTRPDYRGKGLAKHLTSQLTSLGKELSTDVHLGVLAQNLAAVHVYERLGYEIMAEQKIVDFKLGM